A part of Aegilops tauschii subsp. strangulata cultivar AL8/78 chromosome 2, Aet v6.0, whole genome shotgun sequence genomic DNA contains:
- the LOC123497206 gene encoding uncharacterized protein, translating into MYASIHERDVWAGDSPAADASAADLQKYRDLYKQPLPDKFVPTVTELVNSTSSHGKKSVQVELRWEQLVFPMLVCYLFLEVECCDVETDGCSVMSVVSYCDLPLMKTKIRDVSRSLVLEILGPRFADNFISLPATGSRGGILIASTDDFEVSDIPLAVEAHSISGTIRDKPDGNCWSITGVYGPQLEADKLEFLSELRRIKQLLLPRWMVLGDFNMISRAADKSNTNYNLRMMGRFRAAIEDLELIDFPLLGRRFTWSSERQNVTLTKIDRVLVSGEWEAAFPQFQLTPASTSISDHCPLVLRKMQLSHYRAFRFENHWLRSPEFDVIVQQAWNRVVQSGDPVRVLHTKLSRTAVALKLWNRTKMKWANFVSGIANEVIFRLDLAQEDRELTEAERNLRSLLKMKLLGIAAIDRARWRQKSRELRDAVTDIHGEKAPGPDGFTGAFYKRCWPTIKGDLLAAVNCVHSLRAQNWRIVNTANLALLPKKDGARDTCDFRPISLMHSVPKILSKMLAARLAPEIHKLVSHNQSAFIRGRSIQDNFLYVQNVIKAAHSENSPLVFLKLDMAKAFDSVSWSYLLEVMEAMGFGQRWRDMVSIIFASSSSRVLLNGSPGAPFVHRRGLRQGDSVSPLLFILAMEPLQRMLTMATERAVLTPLRVRVARLRSGFYVDDAALFINPVAQDFAAVHAILKVFGDASGLWANIAKTVAYPISCSGINIESMWSVFGRILGSFPCQYLGLPIGLRKPRRAEVQPVLDKFAGKLAPRKGRLLNRMGRLVYINSVVTATATFFLTAFPPDKWLIKKMDKLRRNFLWCAEDEAVGRKCLVSWKRVCAPKRLGGLGVKDILCFTRALRLRWEWFWWAEEDRPWKGTATPCDDTDRQLFSSCTSIELGDGSIAAFWTDRWLNGEAPLHLAPDIFKLARFKKLTVKEALSTARWMQGLQRLDSYEQLCQFVGLWEKLQSVNLSYQRDKIKWNITANGRYSACSAYEIQFLARIEQPGIARVWRCKLEGKVKFYMWLLLQNRNWTADRLQARGWPHNDSCRLCDQAPETAAHLTLQCCYARQVWHLALGANGWVQNDGLSTTSVSEWWRIFCTHSGATARIEADLTLAAYIAWHLWKERNRRVFEDKELTPRAVVNLISDDIKLLNEALNPSTTAER; encoded by the exons ATGTATGCATCCATACATG aaagggaTGTGTGGGCGGGAGACTCGCCGGCGGCGGATGCATCCGCGGCGGACCTGCAGAAGTACAGAGATCTGTACAAGCAACCGCTGCCTGACAAGTTTGTCCCTACGGTAACCGAGCTGGTGAACTCGACGAGCAGCCACGGCAAGAAGAGCGTTCAAGTGGAGCTAAGGTGGGAGCAG TTAGTTTTTCCAATGTTAGTCTGCTATCTGTTTCTGGAAGTAGAGTGCTGCGATGTGGAGACTGATGGGTGTTCGGTTATGAGTGTGGTGTCATACTGTGACCTCCCCCTGATG AAAACTAAAATTAGGGACGTGTCCAGGAGCTTGGTGCTAGAAATTTTGGGGCCAAGATTTGCTGATAATTTCATCAGTTTACCTGCCACTGGCTCACGGGGAGGGATTCTCATTGCTAGCACAGATGATTTTGAGGTGTCTGATATACCTTTGGCAGTTGAAGCTCATTCGATTTCAGGTACGATCAGGGACAAACCGGATGGCAACTGCTGGTCTATTACTGGGGTCTATGGTCCCCAGCTTGAGGCTGATAAATTGGAATTCTTATCTGAATTGAGAAGGATCAAACAGCTTTTGCTTCCACGTTGGATGGTGTTGGGGGATTTCAACATGATAAGTAGGGCTGCTGACAAGAGCAACACTAATTACAATTTGAGGATGATGGGTAGGTTCAGGGCTGCCATTGAGGATTTGGAATTAATTGATTTTCCCTTACTAGGGAGGAGGTTCACTTGGTCAAGCGAGCGTCAAAATGTCACCCTCACCAAGATCGACAGGGTTTTAGTCTCCGGGGAGTGGGAGGCTGCTTTCCCACAGTTTCAGTTGACCCCTGCATCGACCAGTATTTCTGATCACTGTCCGTTGGTATTGAGGAAAATGCAGCTATCTCATTATAGGGCTTTTAGGTTCGAAAATCACTGGTTAAGGTCCCCGGAGTTTGATGTGATTGTTCAGCAAGCCTGGAATAGAGTGGTCCAGTCTGGAGACCCAGTTCGTGTGTTGCATACTAAGCTCTCCCGTACAGCGGTAGCGCTAAAACTTTGGAACAGGACAAAGATGAAGTGGGCTAATTTTGTTTCTGGTATAGCAAATGAAGTCATCTTCCGCCTGGATCTAGCACAAGAGGACCGCGAGCTGACCGAGGCCGAGAGAAATCTGCGGAGTTTGCTCAAGATGAAGCTTTTGGGCATCGCGGCCATTGACAGAGCAAGGTGGAGACAGAAATCAAGG GAATTACGGGATGCGGTGACTGACATTCATGGGGAGAAGGCGCCTGGGCCAGATGGCTTTACTGGTGCCTTCTATAAGCGATGTTGGCCGACTATTAAGGGAGACTTGCTTGCCGCTGTCAACTGTGTGCATTCTTTGCGTGCTCAAAATTGGAGGATAGTGAATACAGCAAATTTGGCTCTTCTTCCCAAGAAAGATGGTGCCCGAGATACATGTGATTTCCGTCCTATTAGTTTGATGCACAGTGTTCCCAAGATTTTGAGTAAGATGTTGGCTGCTAGGCTAGCCCCGGAAATCCACAAGCTTGTCTCCCACAACCAGAGTGCTTTCATTAGAGGGCGATCTATTCAAGATAATTTTTTGTACGTCCAGAACGTGATTAAGGCCGCCCACTCCGAAAATTCTCCGTTGGTGTTTCTGAAGCTTGACATGGCCAAGGCTTTTGATTCGGTCTCTTGGAGCTATCTGCTGGAGGTGATGGAGGCAATGGGTTTCGGCCAGCGCTGGAGAGACATGGTGTCCATTATTTTTGCATCTTCCTCCTCTCGAGTTCTGCTGAATGGGTCGCCAGGTGCCCCTTTTGTGCATAGGCGGGGATTGCGGCAGGGTGACTCCGTATCGCCCCTGCTGTTTATCCTAGCCATGGAGCCTCTGCAGCGGATGCTCACGATGGCCACAGAAAGGGCGGTGCTTACACCTTTGAGAGTCAGAGTTGCGCGCTTGCGTTCTGGTTTCTATGTCGATGACGCAGCCTTGTTCATCAATCCCGTTGCCCAAGATTTTGCTGCAGTGCATGCCATTCTTAAGGTTTTTGGGGATGCCTCTGGGCTGTGGGCCAACATCGCCAAGACCGTGGCTTATCCTATCTCCTGCtctgggatcaacattgagagtatgtgGAGTGTTTTTGGTAGGATTTTGGGGTCATTCCCGTGTCAATACCTAGGGCTGCCAATTGGGCTTCGGAAGCCGAGAAGAGCTGAAGTTCAGCCGGTCTTGGACAAATTTGCAGGCAAGCTTGCTCCTAGGAAGGGGAGATTACTAAATAGGATGGGAAGGCTTGTGTACATCAATTCTGTCGTTACGGCCACGGCCACTTTCTTTTTGACGGCCTTCCCTCCTGACAAGTGGCTAATCAAAAAAATGGACAAGCTGAGGAGAAATTTCCTTTGGTGTGCGGAGGATGAAGCTGTAGGAAGGAAATGTCTGGTCAGCTGGAAGCGAGTCTGTGCTCCTAAGCGTCTTGGTGGTCTAGGAGTGAAGGACATACTTTGTTTCACCAGGGCGTTGCGTTTGCGATGGGAATGGTTTTGGTGGGCTGAAGAGGATAGGCCGTGGAAGGGCACAGCGACGCCGTGCGACGACACGGATCGGCAGCTCTTCTCCAGTTGCACTAGTATCGAGTTGGGAGATGGTAGCATAGCTGCCTTCTGGACTGACAGGTGGCTCAACGGCGAAGCCCCACTGCATTTAGCACCTGATATTTTCAAGCTGGCTAGGTTCAAAAAGCTCACGGTCAAAGAGGCGCTCAGTACAGCGCGATGGATGCAAGGACTTCAGCGCTTGGACAGTTACGAGCAGCTATGTCAATTCGTTGGCCTGTGGGAAAAATTGCAATCGGTGAATCTTTCATACCAGAGAGACAAAATCAAGTGGAACATCACTGCCAATGGGAGATACTCGGCGTGTTCTGCTTATGAGATCCAATTCTTGGCCAGGATTGAGCAACCTGGGATTGCCCGCGTGTGGAGGTGCAAGTTAGAAGGGAAGGTAAAGTTCTATATGTGGCTTTTACTGCAGAACAGAAATTGGACTGCCGACCGGCTGCAGGCCAGAGGATGGCCTCACAACGACTCTTGTAGGCTTTGTGACCAGGCGCCGGAAACCGCGGCGCATCTCACACTGCAGTGCTGCTATGCGAGACAGGTTTGGCATCTTGCTCTAGGGGCCAACGGCTGGGTGCAAAATGATGGGTTGTCGACAACCTCAGTTTCGGAATGGTGGAGGATTTTTTGCACGCACAGCGGCGCGACT